In the genome of Massilibacillus massiliensis, one region contains:
- a CDS encoding OmpH family outer membrane protein, whose amino-acid sequence MLLSVGTVFAGSAPKSVNQNVQIGVIDMTRVMKESPMMKGFQEELNQKGKELTENLELEKTQLNPDEFKQKQKETYAEFLKFKQGLESKMDANLKDALEKIAQEKNLTVILYKNTVRLGGSDVTSDIIKILQ is encoded by the coding sequence ATGCTGTTGTCAGTGGGAACGGTATTCGCTGGATCTGCACCTAAATCAGTCAATCAAAATGTGCAAATTGGTGTTATTGATATGACTAGAGTGATGAAAGAAAGTCCGATGATGAAGGGATTTCAAGAGGAATTAAATCAAAAAGGCAAAGAATTAACGGAAAATCTTGAATTAGAAAAAACACAGCTTAATCCGGATGAATTTAAACAAAAGCAAAAAGAGACATATGCTGAGTTTCTTAAATTTAAGCAAGGTCTAGAAAGTAAAATGGATGCAAACCTGAAGGATGCATTGGAAAAAATTGCACAGGAAAAGAATCTGACGGTGATTCTTTACAAAAATACTGTTCGGCTTGGTGGGAGTGACGTAACTTCCGATATTATAAAAATATTACAATAG
- a CDS encoding PHP domain-containing protein — protein sequence MKLTADYHTHTKYSHGVGTIEENVISALEKGLSCIAITEHGPAAPYGIQPSVYKHMRETVKILQDKYRGKVKILLGMEANIIDEKGNLDVEDWVLNDCDILLAGFHFDIVYSENLQKIRQKLSRRQSIKAKLDESLYQEIVARNTVAMVQALQNYSIDIITHPGDQQPIDIVKIADAAIKQKAALEINNFHRRLNAVQLKMIENFSAVRFVINSDAHRPQDVGKITGALKILQEVNLDLNRIENLHTNDDK from the coding sequence ATGAAGTTAACTGCCGATTATCATACCCATACAAAGTATAGCCATGGCGTTGGGACGATTGAGGAAAATGTAATTAGTGCGTTGGAAAAAGGCCTGTCCTGCATTGCAATTACTGAACACGGGCCAGCTGCTCCCTATGGTATTCAGCCGAGTGTGTATAAACACATGCGTGAAACCGTAAAGATTTTGCAAGACAAGTATCGTGGCAAAGTTAAAATTCTTTTGGGAATGGAAGCCAATATTATCGATGAGAAGGGGAACTTAGATGTAGAAGATTGGGTTTTAAACGACTGTGATATCTTGCTGGCAGGGTTTCATTTTGATATCGTCTATAGCGAAAATTTGCAAAAAATTCGTCAGAAATTATCTCGGCGGCAAAGTATAAAAGCAAAGTTGGACGAATCTTTGTATCAAGAAATCGTTGCACGTAATACAGTGGCAATGGTACAGGCCTTGCAAAATTATTCTATTGATATTATTACGCATCCGGGAGATCAACAACCGATCGATATCGTAAAGATTGCCGATGCAGCAATAAAACAAAAGGCGGCATTAGAAATTAATAATTTTCATCGACGGCTTAACGCAGTTCAGTTAAAAATGATTGAGAACTTTTCTGCAGTGCGGTTTGTCATCAATAGTGATGCACATAGACCCCAGGATGTTGGTAAAATCACGGGCGCATTGAAGATTTTGCAGGAAGTGAACTTAGATCTGAATCGTATTGAAAACTTGCATACAAATGATGATAAATAG
- a CDS encoding STM4011 family radical SAM protein, translated as MCYTLYYRNYLKSCNYTCGYCPFAKTTATENMLAKDMAYLHKFIVYLKQSTNHFRLFFAPRGEALVHEYYRQAMITLSKLPNIEELVIQTNLSSRLDWLNEVASNKLILWTTYHPGQVTSSLFVQQIEKLRQYPVRFTVGIVGVKENFAAIAELYQLLQQSSEQSTYLWINAYKDKPGYYSDMDIAYLLQYDKLFKTNLQNYKCKDRACKTGTAVFFVEWDGMVHRCWQDKKSLGNLYIDDLADLNMSSLCQKRVCSCFIGYSHIVDLALERVYQTSLLGRLP; from the coding sequence ATGTGCTATACCCTTTATTACCGAAATTATCTAAAAAGCTGCAACTACACCTGTGGCTATTGCCCGTTTGCAAAAACCACTGCTACTGAAAATATGCTGGCAAAAGATATGGCTTATTTACATAAGTTTATTGTCTATCTTAAGCAGAGCACAAATCATTTTCGACTTTTTTTTGCTCCGCGCGGAGAGGCTTTGGTGCACGAGTATTATCGGCAAGCAATGATTACGCTAAGTAAACTTCCTAATATTGAGGAGCTTGTTATACAAACTAATTTGAGCAGTCGTTTAGACTGGCTAAATGAAGTTGCATCAAACAAACTGATTTTATGGACAACGTATCATCCAGGGCAAGTAACGAGCAGTCTTTTTGTTCAGCAGATAGAAAAACTGCGCCAGTATCCGGTACGCTTTACAGTAGGTATCGTAGGGGTGAAAGAAAATTTTGCTGCCATTGCTGAGCTGTATCAATTATTACAGCAATCTTCTGAGCAATCGACCTACCTATGGATCAATGCCTATAAGGATAAGCCAGGCTATTATAGTGATATGGATATTGCCTATTTACTGCAATATGACAAGCTGTTTAAAACAAATTTGCAAAATTATAAATGTAAAGATCGAGCGTGTAAGACGGGTACAGCAGTGTTTTTTGTTGAATGGGATGGCATGGTGCATCGGTGCTGGCAGGATAAAAAAAGTTTAGGCAATCTCTATATCGATGATCTTGCGGATCTTAATATGAGCAGTCTATGCCAAAAGAGAGTGTGTAGTTGTTTTATCGGCTATAGTCATATTGTTGATTTAGCATTAGAACGAGTCTACCAGACGAGTTTATTGGGAAGATTGCCGTAA
- a CDS encoding STM4012 family radical SAM protein produces MNKLLDTILKNPFVSYMYSYPHKKAYRDFTEPIDLKMLWRNADRKEITLYLHIPFCLNKCGYCNLLSTTCFNQRKIKQYVERMVREIQAVQDFLGLQRNKKSPFSSVILGGGTPTILGEAELEKLLLAISQYLAVDFSTVFFSTETSPRTLTKGKLELLKAYHLDRISMGIQSFAASELHCIDRKEPLPAIENALELLFAEDIPVRNLDLIYGIPTQTVESFKASLERIVAYAPEEVFLYPLYIREKTSLYANAQRDVKLMCRLYEVGKEFLKDNHYLQTSMRNFIRKDKQKKLFPVYGCQENEMIGIGCGARSYRGNVHYSRKYAVEEKNINQIIDGYLDETEFDVARYGYLLDDDELKRRYIIKSILKVTGLDLEAYQQQLQHSPLDTYEELSFLLEHSFLMREENRIYPTEKGLMYSDTIGNLFISAAVRQKIADYQEL; encoded by the coding sequence ATGAACAAATTATTAGATACGATACTGAAAAATCCATTTGTCAGCTATATGTATTCATATCCGCATAAGAAAGCATATCGTGATTTTACAGAACCGATAGATTTAAAAATGCTTTGGCGAAACGCCGATAGAAAGGAGATTACGTTATATCTGCATATTCCATTCTGTTTAAATAAATGCGGATATTGCAACTTACTTTCGACGACTTGTTTTAATCAGCGCAAAATTAAGCAATATGTAGAGCGAATGGTACGGGAAATACAGGCAGTTCAAGATTTTTTAGGATTGCAAAGAAACAAAAAAAGTCCCTTTTCCAGTGTCATACTAGGCGGGGGAACGCCTACGATTTTGGGAGAAGCCGAATTGGAGAAATTGCTGCTTGCGATCTCACAGTATTTAGCTGTGGATTTTTCAACCGTCTTCTTTTCTACAGAGACGTCGCCGCGGACACTTACAAAGGGGAAATTAGAACTGTTGAAAGCGTATCATCTAGATCGGATCAGTATGGGCATTCAAAGTTTTGCCGCGAGTGAATTGCACTGTATTGATCGGAAGGAACCGCTTCCAGCGATTGAAAATGCGCTGGAACTTTTATTTGCGGAAGACATTCCGGTTAGAAATTTGGATTTAATCTATGGAATCCCAACGCAAACCGTAGAAAGTTTTAAAGCTTCCCTTGAAAGAATCGTTGCTTATGCACCAGAAGAAGTGTTTTTATATCCGCTCTATATTCGGGAGAAAACGAGTTTATACGCAAATGCGCAGCGAGATGTAAAGCTGATGTGTAGATTATATGAAGTTGGCAAAGAATTTCTAAAAGACAATCACTATTTGCAAACTTCTATGCGTAACTTTATCCGCAAAGATAAGCAGAAGAAACTTTTTCCCGTGTATGGCTGTCAGGAAAATGAAATGATTGGTATCGGATGTGGTGCCAGATCGTATCGGGGCAATGTTCATTATTCCCGCAAATATGCTGTGGAAGAGAAAAATATAAATCAGATTATCGATGGCTATCTTGACGAAACAGAATTTGACGTAGCGCGTTATGGCTATTTGTTGGATGATGATGAATTGAAACGCAGGTATATTATAAAATCAATCTTAAAAGTCACCGGTCTTGATTTAGAAGCGTATCAACAGCAACTTCAACATTCACCTTTGGATACTTATGAAGAGTTGAGTTTTTTATTGGAGCATAGCTTTCTAATGCGTGAAGAGAATCGTATCTATCCAACGGAAAAAGGTTTGATGTATTCGGATACCATTGGCAATTTATTTATTTCTGCTGCAGTGCGGCAAAAAATTGCTGACTATCAGGAATTGTGA
- a CDS encoding STM4013/SEN3800 family hydrolase, whose product MNEVVGNDDILFLSLDTLRYDAAEAEYLAGNLPNLCQNGGWDKRHTTGNYTYSAHHSFFVGFLPTPIHYQPLHEREWLFLTNKTGLRQNNGNSNTYLFEGAHIMEGLEKVGYKTVCIGGVVFFSKIGGIYDVFPNMFQESYWNPKLGVTNPKSAEEQVRLAIKLLEEIDHTQRVFLFINISAIHGPNYYYLDKYKNNQHHSNKNRIASKLDCVESQREALKYVDQCLAPLFDCMKKRNRTFCIATSDHGTCYGEEGYEGHIVSHEVVWNVPYKHFFL is encoded by the coding sequence ATGAATGAAGTGGTAGGCAACGATGATATTCTTTTTCTATCACTGGATACATTGCGTTATGATGCGGCGGAAGCGGAATATTTGGCGGGAAATTTGCCGAATCTGTGTCAAAATGGGGGATGGGATAAACGCCATACCACAGGTAATTATACATATTCCGCGCACCATAGCTTTTTTGTCGGTTTTTTGCCGACACCTATACATTATCAGCCGCTGCATGAACGGGAATGGTTATTCCTGACGAATAAGACCGGTCTTAGACAAAATAATGGCAATAGCAATACGTATCTTTTTGAAGGTGCGCATATTATGGAAGGGCTTGAAAAGGTCGGCTATAAAACCGTTTGTATCGGCGGTGTTGTATTCTTTAGTAAAATTGGCGGTATTTATGATGTGTTTCCTAATATGTTTCAGGAAAGTTACTGGAATCCAAAACTTGGCGTAACAAATCCTAAATCAGCAGAAGAGCAGGTTCGACTGGCAATTAAACTTTTGGAAGAAATCGATCATACCCAAAGAGTTTTTTTGTTTATCAATATTTCTGCTATTCATGGACCGAATTATTACTATTTGGATAAATATAAAAACAACCAGCATCATTCCAATAAAAATAGAATTGCTTCTAAATTAGATTGTGTGGAAAGCCAACGTGAAGCGTTGAAATATGTAGATCAGTGTCTGGCACCATTGTTTGATTGTATGAAAAAGCGGAATCGGACGTTTTGCATTGCCACCTCAGATCATGGTACTTGTTATGGGGAAGAAGGGTACGAAGGGCATATTGTATCGCATGAAGTTGTATGGAATGTGCCGTATAAACATTTTTTCCTCTAA
- a CDS encoding STM4014 family protein yields MTMNFLVIGDAVGRRVRSFVDCLKDLNLHEYQVITWQALLSGKCDLRQMLKQNTILRLEPPEKDMELYREILKRGKVDGGLTLREIETIDFSRYPVIAPQQWYDGWKRLLGCIEIILAEHAQKQILCMQHLQEMLQMMDKQQTYDCLAVQGSAYRFSLPPKIETPASYQALQECNGENVLRCFIKLRYGSGGTGILAYRNHSKLGQEDLWTSLNVETHQGKKLFYSSQKVNYVTDKTKIASLIDWVLQNGAHIEKWIPKASFRGKGFDTRVLVIDQSAQYLLTRLSNSPITNLHLGNKRLPAADFLSKEQMAAIANAAVDVMKVFPHSLYAGIDIVCSPGYKPYVIDVNPFGDLFHHLLGTPETVYSREIMKAIEIMKGNRP; encoded by the coding sequence ATGACAATGAATTTCTTAGTGATTGGTGACGCTGTTGGGCGACGGGTCCGTAGTTTTGTGGATTGTTTAAAAGATCTGAATTTGCATGAATATCAGGTAATTACCTGGCAGGCACTTTTAAGTGGAAAATGCGATCTCAGGCAAATGCTGAAGCAGAATACGATTCTTCGATTGGAACCGCCTGAAAAAGATATGGAACTTTATCGTGAAATATTAAAGCGCGGCAAGGTTGACGGCGGTTTAACACTGCGTGAGATTGAGACAATTGATTTCTCTCGTTATCCGGTGATTGCCCCTCAGCAATGGTATGACGGCTGGAAAAGGCTGTTGGGGTGTATTGAAATAATCCTTGCAGAGCATGCCCAGAAACAGATCTTGTGTATGCAACATCTGCAGGAAATGCTGCAAATGATGGATAAACAGCAAACTTATGACTGTTTAGCAGTGCAAGGATCGGCGTATCGTTTTTCTTTGCCGCCTAAAATAGAAACGCCTGCGAGTTATCAGGCGCTTCAAGAATGTAATGGCGAAAATGTGCTGCGCTGTTTTATCAAGCTGCGATATGGCTCTGGGGGGACTGGTATCCTTGCCTATAGGAATCATTCGAAGCTTGGTCAAGAAGATTTGTGGACTTCATTGAATGTTGAGACGCATCAAGGGAAAAAATTGTTTTACAGCAGTCAGAAGGTTAATTACGTTACGGATAAAACCAAGATTGCGAGTTTGATTGATTGGGTTTTGCAAAATGGTGCACATATAGAAAAATGGATTCCCAAAGCCAGTTTTCGAGGCAAAGGGTTTGATACACGTGTTTTAGTAATTGATCAATCAGCACAGTATTTATTGACGCGATTGAGTAATAGTCCGATTACAAATCTGCATTTGGGCAACAAACGGCTGCCGGCTGCTGATTTTTTGTCGAAAGAACAGATGGCAGCTATTGCAAACGCCGCAGTTGATGTGATGAAAGTATTTCCTCATTCTTTGTATGCAGGCATTGATATTGTGTGTTCACCAGGATATAAACCATATGTCATTGACGTCAATCCTTTTGGTGATCTATTTCATCATTTATTAGGTACGCCTGAAACTGTGTATTCTCGGGAAATAATGAAGGCAATCGAAATCATGAAAGGAAACAGACCATGA
- a CDS encoding STM4015 family protein: MEEIKFYVDYDEEETLVEKLAAYIEEHGSYALPGLIIGNWTESYEQSPEDIIAYLVENKAKFPNLKKIFLGDMDSEECEISWIIHTDAGALVNEFQLEELIIKGASGLRLKDVSSDTLKKLTMISGGLSAEVLEDVVAAKIPNLEHLELYLGVDEYGFDGSIATLEPFMKRSNFPKIKYLGLKNSELADEICEKIFASDILPGLEVLDMSLGTLSDTGASIILEKMEQLRQLKTLDLTYNYVSDELLAKITAKAKAFDIEVLCSKEDVYIDEDDEFRYPYFTE, encoded by the coding sequence ATGGAAGAAATCAAATTTTACGTGGATTATGACGAAGAAGAAACATTGGTGGAAAAATTAGCGGCTTATATTGAAGAACACGGTTCGTATGCCTTACCTGGATTGATTATTGGCAATTGGACAGAGTCCTATGAGCAGTCACCTGAGGATATTATTGCTTATCTAGTCGAAAATAAAGCAAAGTTCCCTAATTTAAAAAAGATTTTTTTAGGTGATATGGATAGTGAAGAATGTGAAATTTCCTGGATTATTCACACAGATGCAGGTGCATTGGTCAATGAATTTCAGTTAGAAGAATTGATCATAAAGGGCGCTTCGGGTCTGCGCCTGAAAGATGTATCAAGTGATACCTTAAAAAAGTTAACGATGATTTCGGGGGGACTGTCTGCAGAAGTGCTGGAAGATGTCGTTGCTGCGAAAATTCCAAATTTGGAGCATTTAGAATTGTATTTAGGGGTCGATGAATATGGTTTTGATGGCAGTATTGCTACACTAGAGCCGTTTATGAAACGCAGTAATTTCCCTAAGATAAAATATTTGGGTTTAAAAAATAGTGAATTAGCCGATGAGATCTGTGAGAAAATTTTTGCTTCGGATATCTTGCCAGGACTAGAGGTTTTGGATATGTCCTTGGGAACTTTAAGCGATACAGGTGCAAGCATAATTTTAGAAAAGATGGAGCAATTGCGTCAGTTAAAAACTTTAGACTTGACGTATAATTATGTTTCGGATGAATTATTGGCGAAAATTACTGCAAAAGCAAAAGCCTTTGATATTGAAGTTCTATGCAGTAAAGAGGATGTTTATATAGATGAAGATGATGAATTCCGTTATCCATATTTTACGGAGTAA
- the nhaC gene encoding Na+/H+ antiporter NhaC, with amino-acid sequence MSERKTPTVGWAIAGFILPISIILYGTVGLKAPAILSLITASVMTCVLGRFWGYTWLELKQAMLESIVRVMPAIFLLVEIGMLISMWILSGTIPMTIYWGLTLLSPNLFLLAAFFLCILTSTMTGTSFGTMGTMGIALLGIGQVLGYPLPFVVGAIVSGAYFGDKMSPISSSTYITASICEVELFTHIRSMLWTTLPAVILTAGVYSLMGKGERVEVNTGVIYILEALRMQYTLSSWALVPPVLLLGLAYRRCSPILTLFFCILAAGGVAYFFEQQEFSVMIDVMVNGYVAKTGVQELDLLLTRGGIQSVLSTIFLLIAAVSFGGVLEKIRILAVLTDAMILLAKTTGRLIVMTLFSSYAMLLGTGSQLVSIILPGRALLPVFQERGIAARVLSRTLEDGGVLAAPLVPWSVHAFYIGGILGVSAYEYAPYAILCWLVPVFSIVFGYTDIAIWQAVPYKNNKIEK; translated from the coding sequence ATGTCAGAAAGAAAAACACCGACCGTAGGGTGGGCAATCGCTGGATTTATATTGCCGATTAGTATTATTTTATATGGTACTGTAGGCTTAAAAGCACCTGCTATCTTATCATTAATTACAGCCAGCGTGATGACTTGCGTATTGGGCAGATTCTGGGGGTATACTTGGCTGGAACTAAAACAAGCGATGCTTGAATCAATTGTGCGAGTGATGCCGGCGATTTTTTTACTTGTCGAGATTGGTATGTTAATAAGTATGTGGATTTTATCGGGAACAATTCCCATGACAATCTACTGGGGGCTTACCTTACTTTCGCCAAACTTATTTTTGTTGGCAGCTTTCTTTTTATGCATACTTACATCTACAATGACTGGAACTTCTTTTGGTACGATGGGAACAATGGGAATCGCATTGCTTGGTATAGGACAGGTACTTGGTTATCCGTTACCGTTCGTTGTTGGGGCAATTGTCTCTGGCGCATATTTTGGTGATAAGATGTCGCCTATTTCCAGCTCAACTTATATTACTGCTTCGATTTGTGAAGTGGAGTTATTCACACATATTCGTTCTATGCTGTGGACAACATTGCCGGCGGTGATCTTGACCGCAGGAGTCTATAGTTTGATGGGCAAGGGGGAGCGTGTGGAAGTCAATACGGGCGTCATTTACATATTGGAGGCATTGCGAATGCAGTATACGTTATCTTCATGGGCATTGGTTCCACCTGTACTCTTATTAGGGTTGGCGTATCGCAGATGTTCACCCATACTGACTTTGTTTTTTTGTATCCTTGCTGCAGGTGGTGTTGCTTATTTTTTCGAGCAACAGGAATTTAGCGTGATGATAGATGTTATGGTAAATGGATATGTTGCAAAAACTGGAGTTCAGGAATTGGATTTATTGTTAACGCGCGGCGGGATACAAAGTGTTTTGAGTACAATCTTCTTATTGATTGCTGCCGTGTCTTTTGGCGGTGTATTGGAGAAAATTCGTATTTTAGCAGTATTGACAGATGCAATGATTCTGCTGGCAAAGACAACAGGGCGACTGATCGTCATGACGTTGTTTAGTAGTTATGCCATGCTCTTGGGAACAGGGAGCCAGCTGGTCAGTATTATTTTGCCAGGGCGTGCTTTGCTGCCCGTTTTCCAGGAAAGAGGGATAGCGGCTCGGGTTTTATCACGTACATTAGAAGATGGCGGAGTGTTGGCAGCACCTTTGGTTCCATGGAGTGTACATGCATTTTATATAGGTGGAATCCTAGGTGTTAGTGCATATGAATATGCACCTTATGCAATTTTGTGTTGGTTAGTACCAGTATTTTCAATTGTTTTTGGCTATACGGACATCGCTATTTGGCAGGCCGTTCCATACAAGAACAATAAAATAGAAAAATGA
- a CDS encoding IS3 family transposase, whose product MHYSVLELCPIFHVTRSAYYHWLKGDKSPSERENERLAKKVIEIHEKHPDEGYRRIRDDLNRWHHEHINDKRILRIDRKLHIQSNIKHRQNCCTRRAPDPAYTAENILNRQFHADAPNEKWLTDVTEFKYCIGPVIHKLYLSAILDLYDRRIVSYVLSDHNNNKLVFNTFDEAVKNNPQAHPLFHSDRGFQYTSRSFHSRLIEHEMTQSMSRVGHCIDNGPMEGFWGVLKREMYYGHKFTGKQDLMHAVSCYIHYYNFERLQRRLNVMTPYEYYEHYIAA is encoded by the coding sequence GTGCATTATTCGGTTTTAGAACTTTGCCCAATTTTTCATGTAACCCGTTCAGCGTATTACCATTGGCTTAAAGGAGATAAAAGCCCAAGTGAGCGGGAAAATGAGCGACTGGCTAAGAAGGTCATCGAAATTCACGAAAAACATCCAGACGAGGGATACCGCAGAATTCGTGATGATTTGAACCGTTGGCATCATGAGCATATAAATGATAAACGTATTCTGCGCATTGACCGTAAATTACACATCCAGTCAAATATTAAACACCGGCAAAACTGTTGTACTCGCCGGGCACCTGATCCAGCTTACACAGCAGAAAACATTCTAAACCGGCAATTCCATGCTGATGCACCAAATGAAAAGTGGCTGACTGATGTGACGGAATTTAAATATTGTATAGGTCCGGTTATCCATAAGCTCTACCTGAGTGCTATATTGGATTTATATGATCGCCGAATTGTGTCATATGTACTAAGCGACCACAACAATAACAAGTTGGTCTTTAACACTTTTGATGAAGCTGTAAAAAACAATCCACAGGCGCACCCATTATTTCACAGTGACCGTGGATTTCAGTATACCAGCCGCAGTTTTCATAGCAGACTGATAGAACATGAGATGACACAAAGTATGTCTCGAGTTGGTCATTGCATAGATAATGGACCGATGGAAGGATTTTGGGGCGTATTGAAGCGTGAAATGTATTATGGTCATAAATTTACAGGGAAACAAGACCTGATGCATGCAGTTAGCTGCTATATTCACTATTACAATTTTGAACGTTTGCAGCGTCGATTAAATGTAATGACTCCCTACGAATATTATGAACATTATATCGCTGCATAA
- a CDS encoding helix-turn-helix domain-containing protein, whose product MSKKSKVSLKLKLQACKDVIERKCSYREVARTLKISPMTIQRWVCNYRSEGIKGLIARTHFKAYSPEVKLSAVQDYLSGSIPVIEICEKYQIRKNDQLLNWVKKYNSHEKFQLRTGGSSIMTKSRKTTQEERLEIVQYCTAHDNNYGQTALAYKVSYQQVFIWMKKYRQMGKSGLEDRRGHRTGTLPSRTPEEELRDCVAQLERKNHWLQMEIDALKKLDELERRDALALHARKENTKQ is encoded by the coding sequence ATGTCAAAGAAAAGTAAAGTTTCTCTAAAATTGAAACTGCAAGCCTGTAAAGATGTCATTGAAAGAAAATGCAGTTATAGAGAAGTGGCCAGGACTTTAAAAATAAGCCCGATGACAATTCAACGATGGGTATGTAATTATCGTAGTGAAGGAATAAAAGGTCTCATTGCACGAACTCACTTTAAAGCCTATTCACCAGAGGTAAAACTATCTGCTGTCCAGGACTATCTAAGCGGATCTATTCCCGTAATAGAAATTTGCGAAAAATATCAAATTCGTAAGAATGATCAATTACTCAATTGGGTAAAGAAGTATAATAGTCATGAGAAGTTTCAGCTTCGAACAGGAGGAAGCAGTATCATGACAAAATCAAGAAAGACTACACAAGAAGAACGACTAGAAATTGTTCAGTATTGTACAGCTCACGATAACAATTATGGACAAACAGCACTTGCTTACAAAGTATCCTATCAACAGGTTTTCATATGGATGAAAAAATATCGCCAGATGGGCAAATCTGGACTAGAAGATCGCCGTGGGCATCGAACAGGTACACTGCCCAGCCGTACCCCGGAAGAAGAACTCAGGGACTGTGTTGCCCAACTGGAACGTAAAAACCATTGGTTGCAGATGGAGATTGATGCATTAAAAAAACTGGACGAACTGGAAAGAAGGGATGCCTTGGCTTTACACGCAAGGAAAGAGAATACGAAGCAATAA
- a CDS encoding biotin transporter BioY translates to MKLTVKEMTLISLFAALTAIGAFIKIPTPIVPFTLQFLFCTYAGLLLGAKHGLYSQFLYLFIGLIGIPIFANGGGPAYVLQPTFGYLIGFAGCTYIVGKFVDRSAEIKFWPVFASIIAGLMLIYLLGVGYLYMMVNFYLHKEMTLMTSLMVGFVPYITFDLLQSIIIALTAIRIIPILRRAGYLKLTK, encoded by the coding sequence ATGAAATTAACAGTAAAAGAAATGACATTGATTTCTTTATTTGCTGCACTAACTGCAATTGGTGCATTTATAAAAATTCCAACACCTATTGTGCCGTTCACTTTACAATTTTTATTTTGCACTTATGCGGGTTTATTACTTGGTGCAAAACATGGCTTATATTCACAGTTCTTATATCTATTTATTGGATTGATTGGTATTCCGATTTTTGCAAATGGTGGCGGACCTGCATATGTACTACAGCCCACGTTTGGATATTTAATTGGATTTGCAGGTTGCACTTATATAGTAGGAAAGTTTGTGGATCGTAGTGCGGAAATTAAATTTTGGCCGGTATTTGCAAGCATTATAGCTGGTTTAATGTTGATTTATTTATTGGGCGTTGGATATCTTTATATGATGGTCAATTTCTATTTACATAAAGAAATGACACTGATGACGTCCTTGATGGTAGGTTTTGTTCCATATATCACGTTTGATCTTTTACAAAGTATTATAATTGCTTTGACAGCAATACGAATTATACCAATCTTACGTCGAGCTGGTTATTTGAAATTAACTAAATAA
- a CDS encoding C40 family peptidase: MKPWILITILTGTLIHGTSFVEASASTSGYSQLLQSMDSIQASAVMPIVDEAQINARLVSLPDSRAAQILAFANELIGQPVVWGGASPNSGFDCSGLVQYVYQKAGIPLPRTADLQFLEGRTISTAALQPGDLVYFTTYEPGASHVGIYIGNSQFIHTSFSKGVVAIGDMNDNYFVQRFYGAKRVL, translated from the coding sequence ATGAAGCCTTGGATTTTGATTACGATACTAACAGGAACACTCATTCATGGAACATCATTCGTTGAAGCCTCTGCTTCAACCTCTGGGTATAGCCAGCTTCTGCAATCTATGGATTCTATCCAGGCAAGTGCTGTTATGCCCATTGTCGATGAAGCACAAATCAACGCCCGACTGGTTTCTTTACCAGATAGTCGGGCAGCACAAATTTTAGCTTTTGCAAATGAACTGATTGGTCAACCGGTTGTCTGGGGCGGCGCTTCACCTAATAGTGGGTTTGATTGTTCCGGTTTGGTGCAGTATGTTTATCAAAAAGCAGGCATTCCATTGCCGCGCACTGCCGATTTGCAGTTCTTAGAAGGAAGAACAATTTCAACAGCAGCGCTTCAGCCGGGGGATCTGGTGTATTTTACAACCTATGAACCCGGTGCATCGCATGTAGGAATTTACATTGGCAATAGTCAATTTATCCATACATCTTTTTCTAAGGGCGTAGTGGCGATTGGTGATATGAATGACAATTATTTCGTACAGCGATTCTACGGTGCCAAAAGAGTACTGTAA